From Apium graveolens cultivar Ventura chromosome 9, ASM990537v1, whole genome shotgun sequence, the proteins below share one genomic window:
- the LOC141686491 gene encoding uncharacterized protein LOC141686491, which produces MYFSDDKRNQFEKFTPRVEVFSLRMNKWRPLKNTVIPTVASHCGITVNSTVYWLKSRRFSTNSEGVWILSFDFISEVFEQIKLPDDVCYPLGEIEVLQLMKFEDSLSICICHRLPEINNKFHRPCCIWLISHKDGIVSSTLRFRVVLRDAEQPLNITRGGTLLMETFTGITSDLLSYNLKSMQHTNLEFRRNMDPDFRRDRIRRSPYNVETFFIESLGGDELLTSEM; this is translated from the coding sequence ATGTATTTTAGTGATGACAAAAGAAACCAGTTTGAAAAATTTACTCCTAGGGTTGAGGTTTTCAGCTTGAGGATGAATAAGTGGAGGCCTCTGAAAAACACCGTAATCCCTACTGTTGCTTCTCATTGTGGTATAACTGTTAACAGTACAGTTTATTGGTTAAAAAGTAGAAGATTTAGCACAAATTCTGAAGGAGTGTGGATCCTGTCATTTGATTTCATTAGTGAGGTATTTGAGCAAATAAAATTGCCGGATGATGTTTGCTATCCTTTAGGAGAAATTGAAGTTCTTCAACTAATGAAGTTTGAGGATTCACTTTCTATTTGTATTTGTCATCGCCTACCTGAAATAAATAACAAGTTTCACCGGCCTTGTTGTATATGGCTAATTAGCCATAAAGATGGCATTGTCTCCTCCACTCTTCGATTTAGAGTTGTACTAAGGGATGCTGAGCAGCCGTTGAATATTACAAGGGGCGGAACCCTTTTGATGGAGACATTCACAGGGATTACTTCTGATTTACTGTCGTACAATCTCAAGAGCATGCAACATACAAATCTTGAGTTTCGTAGGAATATGGATCCTGACTTCCGCAGGGATAGAATTCGTAGGTCTCCTTATAATGTAGAAACTTTCTTCATAGAGAGTTTAGGTGGAGATGAATTGTTGACATCTGAAATGTGA